CCGGAGGTTTTCTTTTCTGGCGCCATAGTGCCATTGCTGTTTGAAACCCCACCGCATGCAGCAACGGAAATGAGTAATGCAGAAAATAAGGCGAGTTTTTTCATGTTATAACCTTTTTGAAATCGTAAAAAATCTGTCATTAGCGACAGCGATTTATTTACAGCTATAAATAAAAAACAACAAGAGAAATTCACTTGATATAGAAGTGGATTAACATTGCGACGCAATATCTTGCATTTTATTTTGTGTTTGGTAGAGGAATAAACTCGTCACCATCTTCAGCAATAGCGGGGAATTGGCCATTTTTCCATTGTTGTTTGGCGGCATCAATGCGCGCCTTGTCAGTGGATACAAAATTCCACCAGATATGCCGTTTACCCAAAGGTGAGCCACCGAGTAAAATGATCTTACTATCTTCTAACATATGCAATATGGGTGTGCTATTGGAGGTTAGAATAATTAAATGCTGATTAGGTACTGTAGTGCTATTGATTGCCACATTGCCTTCTACTACATAGATTGCTTGCTCTGAAAGCATGGGAACTTGCAGATCTGCACCTTGGGAACATTCTGCCTGCGCAAAAAAACAGGGAGAATGCGTAACAATAGGTGAAATCACTCCAAATGCAGCGCCAAGCATAACTTGTATAGAGCACCCATCTAATTCTACGTAGGGTAAGTCATTTTTGTTGTAATGATGAAATTGCGGTGCCATTTCCTGATGACTCTGGGGCAGTGCCATCCATAATTGCAGGCCTTCAATCACATGCCCATTTTCTCTGTGGTTTTGAGGAGAGCGTTCAGAATGGGTAATGCCACGCCCAGCTATCATGAGGTTAACATCACCCGGACGGATGGCTTGGTGTGAGCCTAAGCTATCACGGTGGATAATCTCGCCGTGAAATAAATAGGTAACTGTAGCAAGGCCAATATGCGGATGAGGTCGCACATCCAGCCCTTGCCCCACAGGAAAACTTGCAGGCCCCATATGGTCAAAAAATATCCACGGTC
Above is a genomic segment from Alphaproteobacteria bacterium containing:
- a CDS encoding pirin family protein, producing MSTNESSPCHDEMPTDCPVIAHIINGESKDIGGFSVKRSLPFAKQRMVGPWIFFDHMGPASFPVGQGLDVRPHPHIGLATVTYLFHGEIIHRDSLGSHQAIRPGDVNLMIAGRGITHSERSPQNHRENGHVIEGLQLWMALPQSHQEMAPQFHHYNKNDLPYVELDGCSIQVMLGAAFGVISPIVTHSPCFFAQAECSQGADLQVPMLSEQAIYVVEGNVAINSTTVPNQHLIILTSNSTPILHMLEDSKIILLGGSPLGKRHIWWNFVSTDKARIDAAKQQWKNGQFPAIAEDGDEFIPLPNTK